The following nucleotide sequence is from Mesobacillus jeotgali.
AGAGACACCCACAACCATTGTACCAAAAAAGCGGGAGGAACTGACAAATTATTTTCTTTCTTTATAATTTGTTTACAATTTCGACATCTCAATTTTAAAGATCTACTATTGGATTACTTCGTTTCTTTCTGGTATATCAAAATTAGGATGAATCAATCATTTTTCTATCATTCTTATTTTGCATTTAATAACTTTTACAAAGGCAAAAAAGAACCCGTTACAAAATAACGGGTTCTTTCTTTAAGAAAATTATTTTACGATAGTTACTTGGATTTGAACCGGAGCAGAAAGCAAGTTGCTTTCAGAAGCAGCACCAGTTACTGCATTTTCGCCATCAGCATATACTTTATCGATTACAAGTGTAAATGTACCTTTGTAACCAGAAGTGATGTCTAAAGCGTTAGCAATATCTGCATCAGAAACAGTGATTGGAGCAGTTACTCCATTACCATTGTAAGATACATTGCTAGCGTTTGTGATTTTACCAGAGAACTTCAACTCTTGGCCATCAACAAACACTGGTCCATATCCGCCAACTTCAGTAGAAGTAGCAGCTAAACCGTATTGAAGAGCACCGAACGGTACTACATTTCCATCTTGACCTTTTACAGTGATAGCAGGCTTGATTGAGTACCCATCAGCACCAGCTTTTACTGCTACCAATTCAGTTCCATCAACTACGAATTCACCAGCGTTGATTTTACCAAATACTAAGTCTTTCGCTGTTAAAGAAGTTACTTTGCTTAGATCAACAAGGATTGGGCTTGTGTTTACAGTTACTGACTTAGGAGCAGCAAATGTGTTCTTGTATGCGATAGTTTCAGTCGCATAAGTTCCATTGTTTTGAGTAGTGCTTAGTCCGTTATAATCTACTGCAACAGCAACAGATAGGTTTCCAGTTTCAGTTAGGTACTTATAAGCATCAGCTTTGAAAGTAACGTTAGCTTTACCAGAGCCTTTAGTTGTTGAGTCAGAAGATACAGCATCAGCAACAGTAAACCACTTAGCAGCAGCTCCACCAACTGATAGATCAAGGTAGTTAGATACATCAGCAACACGGTTACCGTTAGCATCTAGAGCAAACGCAGTGAAAGATACTGTGTTAGTGTCAAGCTCGTAGGATTTTACAGCGTTAGCATTAAGTTCCTTCGTGCTTGGAGCTATTTCATAAGCAACAGCTTTCACAGCAGGATTAACATCTTTGTAAACAACTGCAATTTTCTTTTGAGACACAGTGCCGTCAGCTTTATGATATGTTACTTTTACGTCAAAGTTTGTAACTGTTTGGTTTGCAACAGCTGTTAAAACTAAGTCGCTTCCAGAAACAGCCAATTCTACAGGGTATTGACCATTTCTTAGCTGGTCCACAGAAACAACTAACTTGCCACCAGTTCCATATGGGTTAGTGATTTCGAATTTGCCATTTGCTACAGGTCCAACAACTGCAGTAGAAGCAAGGTCATGCTTATTACCATTTGTATCTTCCCATCCTAGTTCAACCGTTTGTTGGTTAACGTCTTCTTGAGCTGCACCAAGTTGAGTTTGGTCAGACAAAGTTACAGAAGTAGCACCAACATAAGCATCCTTGAATACTGGAGCAGCTTTCACTTCAACAGCAACAGTCTTTGAGTAAGAACCCTTTGTGATTACAATGTTAGTTGTTCCCACGTTGTGGCCAGTTACATATACACCATTTCCGTCACGTGTAACAGTTGCAACAGTTGCATTTGAAGAAGTTACACTGTAAGAAGTGTCTGCAAGATCCAATTCAGCAGCCATTGGGTTAGTATCAGAATCGTCAGCGAAAACGTGTAGGTAGTGGCTAGTGCCATCAGCGTATAGAGATGTCTTTAGACCTTTACCAAGTTTTGCATCCAACTCGTATGCAGCTGTGTTTGCATAAGTTTCATGGCTTCCACTCTTCACGAAATCTCCATCCTCTAAATAGTTAGAAGAAAGATCTGAGTTTGAGCTAGTTGACTCAAGGAAGAATCCTGCTACATCACCAGTTGTTGCTGGTAATTTAACTTTCACTGCATATTCAGAAGTCTTGAAAGTTGTGCCGTCTTTGTATTGTACTGTAACGCGAACTTTTGCAGTTTCACCAGCATTACCTACTACATCTCCATCAGTTTCAACAACAGAAGTGTTTGTAGATTCAACTGCAGAGATTTGGTAAGCTTCTGTATCAACAGTTTTACCGTTAGAATCTTTAACAGTTACATAGTCTTTGATATTTTCGCCTTTAGCAAATTCAGTTTTAGTTAGAGTAACAGCTTCAATCTTTGTAAGTTCATATTTGAAAGAAACTTTTGCAGATTCAAGAGCTTTATCGCCTTTTACAGACTTAACGTCTTTAACTGTTACTTCGTAAGTTTCACCGTCAACAAGGTCACTTGTTAAAGTTAAAGTAGCTGTCTTTCCATCAGCACTTAAAGTAACTTTCCCAATGTTCATACCTTTGTTGATTGCGAAGTTAGTGTGGTCTACCGCTGAAATCGCAGTATTGAAAGTTACAGTTACTTCGTTGTCAGCAGTTGAAACTGCACTTACAACCTCAGGAGTTTTCGCTACTTCAGCAGCTCTCTTAAGGAAGATTGCAAGATCACCACGAGTAATGTTCAATGCAGTACCGAAAGTTTCTGGAGTTTTACCAGTTGTGATTTCGTATGCATATAGTCCGTTAATATATGGTGCATAAGCGCCCATGTCAGTGAATGGAGCTTTCTCGTCAGTAGTTAGTTCGTATGCTCTTGAAAGCATGATTGCCATTTCGCCACGTGTTACGTATGCAGATGGCGCGTAAGAAGTTTCAGACTTACCTGAAACGATTCCCTTAGCTTTAAGAACAGATACAGCTGCATCATAGCGAGTGCCTGCAGTATCAGCGAAACCTGAAGCTGGTGCAGAAGCAGTGTCAAGCTTAAGAGCTTTTGCAAGCCAGATAGCCAGGTCGCCACGCTTGATGTTGTCGTGAGTTCCGAAAGT
It contains:
- a CDS encoding S-layer homology domain-containing protein; protein product: MAYQPKSYRKFVATAATATLVASAIAPVAGAASNFEDVAPKYKDAVDYLVDNNITQGTTPTTFGTHDNIKRGDLAIWLAKALKLDTASAPASGFADTAGTRYDAAVSVLKAKGIVSGKSETSYAPSAYVTRGEMAIMLSRAYELTTDEKAPFTDMGAYAPYINGLYAYEITTGKTPETFGTALNITRGDLAIFLKRAAEVAKTPEVVSAVSTADNEVTVTFNTAISAVDHTNFAINKGMNIGKVTLSADGKTATLTLTSDLVDGETYEVTVKDVKSVKGDKALESAKVSFKYELTKIEAVTLTKTEFAKGENIKDYVTVKDSNGKTVDTEAYQISAVESTNTSVVETDGDVVGNAGETAKVRVTVQYKDGTTFKTSEYAVKVKLPATTGDVAGFFLESTSSNSDLSSNYLEDGDFVKSGSHETYANTAAYELDAKLGKGLKTSLYADGTSHYLHVFADDSDTNPMAAELDLADTSYSVTSSNATVATVTRDGNGVYVTGHNVGTTNIVITKGSYSKTVAVEVKAAPVFKDAYVGATSVTLSDQTQLGAAQEDVNQQTVELGWEDTNGNKHDLASTAVVGPVANGKFEITNPYGTGGKLVVSVDQLRNGQYPVELAVSGSDLVLTAVANQTVTNFDVKVTYHKADGTVSQKKIAVVYKDVNPAVKAVAYEIAPSTKELNANAVKSYELDTNTVSFTAFALDANGNRVADVSNYLDLSVGGAAAKWFTVADAVSSDSTTKGSGKANVTFKADAYKYLTETGNLSVAVAVDYNGLSTTQNNGTYATETIAYKNTFAAPKSVTVNTSPILVDLSKVTSLTAKDLVFGKINAGEFVVDGTELVAVKAGADGYSIKPAITVKGQDGNVVPFGALQYGLAATSTEVGGYGPVFVDGQELKFSGKITNASNVSYNGNGVTAPITVSDADIANALDITSGYKGTFTLVIDKVYADGENAVTGAASESNLLSAPVQIQVTIVK